In Thermotomaculum hydrothermale, a single genomic region encodes these proteins:
- a CDS encoding type II toxin-antitoxin system HicB family antitoxin, whose amino-acid sequence MKNYKLSVVIEKTKEGYFAFCPELQGCYTQGETYDEIIENIKDVIKLNIEDRLENNEEIPQSEFISLTAVEVEV is encoded by the coding sequence ATGAAAAATTATAAATTGTCTGTTGTTATAGAGAAAACAAAAGAAGGATACTTTGCATTCTGTCCCGAATTACAGGGCTGTTATACACAGGGGGAAACATACGATGAAATAATAGAGAACATAAAAGATGTTATAAAATTGAACATAGAAGACAGACTTGAAAACAATGAAGAAATTCCTCAATCTGAATTTATAAGTTTAACAGCGGTGGAAGTTGAGGTATGA
- a CDS encoding type II toxin-antitoxin system HicA family toxin, protein MTKKLPRITASEIIKVLEQKGFKLARQSGSHKIYRNAKGLRVTVSFHSGKILHPKLLKSILNDADITVEELRKILKK, encoded by the coding sequence ATGACAAAAAAGCTTCCGAGAATCACTGCCAGTGAAATAATTAAAGTTTTAGAACAAAAAGGATTTAAACTTGCAAGGCAAAGTGGAAGCCACAAAATATATAGAAATGCAAAAGGGCTGCGTGTAACAGTCTCCTTTCATTCTGGCAAAATCCTTCACCCAAAACTGTTAAAGAGTATACTTAATGACGCCGATATAACTGTTGAAGAGTTGAGAAAAATACTAAAGAAATAA
- a CDS encoding AtpZ/AtpI family protein — protein sequence MENKDKEIRAQKRRLWAELSSAGIQFPVSIGIGYFMGKYLDKWFNTYPYLTIIFSIFGVVAAFVNIFRLNSQLTKLEEKERKLKDED from the coding sequence ATGGAAAACAAAGATAAAGAAATAAGGGCACAAAAAAGAAGACTTTGGGCAGAATTAAGTTCAGCGGGAATTCAATTTCCCGTAAGCATTGGAATAGGCTATTTTATGGGCAAGTATTTAGACAAATGGTTTAATACCTATCCATATTTAACAATTATTTTCTCAATTTTTGGAGTTGTTGCAGCGTTTGTAAATATATTCAGGCTAAACTCACAATTGACAAAGTTAGAAGAAAAAGAGAGGAAGTTAAAAGATGAAGACTGA
- a CDS encoding ATP synthase subunit I: MKTERLVKIASLIYFICGILFFTFKRDFYGILNFAAGFILVFVNFIYLEKLTLSVTSKNPSQAKVIILINLIRYPLIALIIYGIIQWKNFKAIPFVIGMTALVFGLFLSPISGGIKKNGS; the protein is encoded by the coding sequence ATGAAGACTGAGAGATTGGTAAAGATTGCAAGTTTGATTTACTTTATATGCGGGATATTGTTTTTTACCTTTAAAAGAGATTTTTATGGGATTTTAAATTTTGCTGCAGGTTTTATTCTGGTATTTGTAAATTTTATTTACCTTGAAAAATTAACACTTTCAGTTACCTCAAAAAATCCATCTCAGGCAAAAGTTATAATACTGATAAATCTTATTCGTTATCCCTTGATAGCATTAATCATTTATGGTATTATCCAGTGGAAGAATTTTAAAGCTATCCCCTTTGTTATAGGGATGACAGCACTTGTTTTTGGATTATTTCTTTCACCAATTTCGGGAGGTATAAAGAAAAATGGGTCATGA
- the atpB gene encoding F0F1 ATP synthase subunit A encodes MGHEASLITQFINNLFHTHLHDNVVMGVIAFLVSFIIFVILKKDPDIIPTPAQQFYEGVINSISTMLEDNIGKEGKEFLPFVTTLAIYIFISNALGLIPGFSAATGNLNTTAALAILVFFYYNYIGIKKHGFKYIKHFLGPVWWLAPLMLPIEIISHLARPFSLSIRLFANMFGDHSVFLVFLTLIPFVIPIPFLALGLFVCFIQTLIFVMLTVVYLAGAVAEEH; translated from the coding sequence ATGGGTCATGAAGCATCATTAATTACTCAGTTTATCAATAATTTGTTCCATACTCACTTACACGACAATGTGGTAATGGGAGTTATTGCCTTTTTGGTTTCATTTATTATTTTTGTAATCCTGAAAAAAGATCCTGACATTATTCCAACACCTGCCCAGCAGTTTTACGAAGGTGTGATAAATAGTATAAGCACAATGCTTGAAGATAATATAGGGAAGGAAGGAAAAGAGTTTCTGCCCTTTGTAACTACACTTGCTATTTACATATTTATATCCAATGCATTAGGGTTAATTCCCGGCTTTTCTGCTGCAACAGGGAACTTAAACACTACTGCCGCATTGGCAATTCTTGTATTTTTCTACTACAACTACATAGGGATAAAAAAACACGGATTCAAATACATTAAACACTTTTTAGGGCCTGTGTGGTGGCTTGCTCCTTTAATGCTACCAATTGAAATTATCTCCCATTTAGCAAGGCCTTTCTCTCTTTCAATAAGGCTTTTTGCAAATATGTTTGGAGACCACTCAGTATTTTTAGTATTTTTAACACTTATCCCATTTGTAATCCCAATTCCATTCCTTGCACTGGGATTGTTTGTTTGCTTTATACAAACATTGATTTTCGTTATGCTTACAGTTGTTTACCTTGCGGGAGCAGTTGCTGAAGAGCATTAA
- a CDS encoding ATP synthase F0 subunit C, which produces MRKFFSLAIIAAAILFAVNPAMAAEGAEAVAKTPWGSVAAGISLAFAAAFGAIGQGKAIVAACEGIARNPGATGNIRTTLLIGLAFIESLVLYVLVIAFAIK; this is translated from the coding sequence GTGAGGAAGTTTTTTTCATTAGCAATCATCGCAGCAGCAATTTTATTCGCTGTAAACCCTGCAATGGCTGCAGAAGGCGCAGAAGCAGTTGCTAAAACCCCCTGGGGCTCTGTAGCAGCAGGTATATCCCTTGCATTTGCTGCCGCTTTCGGCGCAATTGGACAGGGGAAGGCAATTGTTGCCGCTTGCGAAGGAATTGCAAGAAACCCTGGAGCAACCGGTAATATCAGGACCACCCTTCTCATTGGTCTTGCATTTATCGAGTCTCTTGTTCTTTATGTTCTTGTTATAGCGTTTGCTATTAAGTAA
- the pta gene encoding phosphate acetyltransferase yields the protein MNLMDRFKERARKAGKTIVLPEGTDDRTLKAANAAVKEGVFKPVVLGNPDKISKRCEELGIEMNFEVLDHLKADFFDKYAEFYYQKRKAKGITKEEAEEIMKDPLFFGAMMVEDEKADGSVAGALNTTAHTVRAALHIIGTKPGSKTVSSFFLMITQNPAFGVDGAMLFADCAIVPNPTAIQLAEIAIDTADNCKKFLEVEPKVALLSFSTKGSANHPDVDKVREALEYIKTRRPDIVVDGELQADAAIVDSVGKKKAPGSPVAGNANVLIFPDLDAGNIGYKLTQRIGNAAAIGPVLQGLNKPCNDLSRGCSWQDIVDTGVLTVIQTL from the coding sequence ATGAATTTAATGGACAGATTCAAAGAAAGAGCGAGAAAGGCTGGCAAAACTATTGTTCTTCCAGAAGGAACAGATGACAGGACACTAAAAGCGGCTAATGCTGCGGTAAAAGAGGGAGTGTTTAAACCTGTTGTTCTTGGAAACCCTGATAAGATTTCTAAAAGGTGCGAAGAGTTAGGCATTGAGATGAACTTTGAGGTATTGGACCATTTAAAGGCAGATTTTTTTGATAAATATGCTGAATTTTACTATCAAAAGAGAAAGGCAAAAGGGATTACAAAAGAAGAGGCTGAAGAGATTATGAAAGATCCGCTGTTTTTTGGGGCAATGATGGTTGAAGACGAGAAAGCAGATGGCTCAGTTGCAGGCGCATTAAACACAACAGCACATACAGTCAGAGCAGCACTTCACATTATAGGAACAAAACCTGGAAGCAAGACAGTTTCCTCATTCTTTCTGATGATTACTCAGAATCCAGCATTTGGAGTTGACGGAGCAATGCTTTTTGCAGACTGTGCGATTGTTCCAAATCCCACAGCAATTCAGCTTGCAGAGATAGCAATTGATACAGCAGACAATTGCAAAAAATTCCTTGAAGTAGAGCCAAAGGTTGCCCTATTGTCATTTTCAACAAAGGGAAGCGCAAACCACCCTGATGTTGATAAGGTAAGGGAAGCCCTTGAATACATTAAAACAAGAAGGCCTGACATTGTTGTTGACGGAGAATTGCAGGCAGATGCTGCTATTGTTGATTCTGTTGGAAAGAAGAAAGCCCCGGGCTCTCCAGTTGCAGGCAATGCAAATGTTTTAATCTTTCCAGACCTTGACGCAGGAAATATTGGCTACAAATTAACCCAGAGGATTGGAAACGCTGCCGCAATTGGCCCGGTATTGCAGGGATTAAACAAACCCTGCAACGACTTATCAAGGGGATGCTCCTGGCAGGATATTGTTGACACAGGTGTTTTAACAGTAATTCAAACACTTTAA
- a CDS encoding acyl-CoA mutase large subunit family protein — MSDYKELKKSYEEKVKKATERFPERKEKFETSSGIEIKRVYTPEDIENLDYVKDLSFPAEYPFTRGVQPTMYRSRFWTMRQYAGFATAEESNKRYKYLLQQGTMGLSVAFDLPTQIGYDSDNIMAKGEVGKVGVAIDSLKDMEILFDGIPLDKVSTSMTINATAAFLLAMYLIVAEKQGISFDKVSGTIQNDILKEYIARGTYIYPPEPSLRIISNIFEFCSNHVPKWNTISISGYHIREAGSTAVQEVAFTLADGITYVEEAIKAGLDVDKFAPRLSFFFNAHNNFFEEIAKFRAARRMWAKIMKERFKAKNPKSLMLRFHTQTGGSTLTAQQPENNIVRVTLQALAAVLGGTQSLHTNSMDEALALPTEKSVRIALRTQQIIAYESGVGNTVDPLAGSYYIENLTNEIEKKAFEYIEKIDKMGGMLKAIESGYVQREIAESAYNYQKAIESGEQIVVGVNKFTIEEDKKDLEILKINEEVEKKQVEKLKKLKQERDNSLVKDRLTSLKKAASGRDNLMPYILDCVRAYCTLGEMADTLREVFGEYQDTVSL, encoded by the coding sequence ATGTCTGATTACAAAGAGTTGAAAAAAAGTTATGAAGAAAAAGTTAAAAAGGCAACAGAGAGGTTTCCTGAGAGAAAAGAGAAGTTTGAAACTTCGTCAGGTATTGAAATAAAGAGGGTTTACACCCCAGAAGATATTGAAAATTTAGACTATGTAAAAGATTTATCCTTCCCTGCAGAATACCCCTTCACAAGGGGAGTACAGCCAACAATGTACCGCTCAAGGTTCTGGACAATGAGGCAGTATGCAGGCTTTGCAACTGCAGAAGAATCAAACAAGAGGTATAAGTACCTTCTTCAACAGGGGACAATGGGCTTGTCTGTTGCCTTTGATTTGCCAACCCAGATTGGTTACGATTCTGACAATATTATGGCAAAAGGAGAGGTTGGAAAAGTTGGGGTGGCTATTGATTCTCTTAAAGATATGGAAATACTTTTTGACGGAATTCCCCTTGATAAGGTTTCAACATCAATGACAATAAACGCAACTGCTGCATTTCTCCTTGCAATGTACTTAATCGTGGCTGAAAAACAGGGAATCTCCTTTGATAAGGTTTCAGGGACAATACAAAACGATATTTTAAAGGAATACATAGCAAGGGGAACCTATATCTATCCACCTGAACCATCGTTGAGGATAATCTCAAACATATTTGAATTCTGTTCAAACCATGTGCCAAAGTGGAACACAATTTCAATTAGCGGATACCACATAAGGGAAGCAGGTTCAACAGCGGTGCAGGAAGTTGCGTTTACCCTTGCAGACGGAATCACCTATGTTGAAGAAGCAATTAAAGCAGGGCTTGATGTTGATAAATTTGCCCCAAGGCTTTCATTCTTTTTCAACGCACACAACAACTTTTTTGAAGAGATTGCAAAATTCAGGGCAGCAAGGAGAATGTGGGCAAAGATAATGAAGGAGAGGTTTAAAGCAAAAAATCCAAAATCTTTAATGCTAAGGTTTCACACTCAGACAGGGGGAAGCACTTTAACAGCACAACAGCCAGAAAACAACATAGTAAGGGTAACATTACAGGCATTAGCGGCTGTTTTAGGGGGAACGCAGAGCCTTCACACAAACTCAATGGATGAAGCCCTTGCCCTTCCCACTGAAAAATCGGTAAGAATTGCTTTAAGAACACAGCAGATAATTGCCTATGAAAGCGGCGTTGGGAATACAGTTGACCCACTTGCAGGCTCTTACTATATTGAAAACCTTACAAATGAAATAGAAAAAAAAGCATTTGAATACATTGAGAAGATAGACAAAATGGGTGGAATGCTAAAGGCAATTGAAAGCGGTTATGTTCAAAGGGAGATTGCAGAAAGCGCATACAACTATCAAAAAGCAATTGAAAGTGGAGAACAAATTGTTGTAGGGGTAAACAAGTTTACAATAGAAGAGGATAAAAAAGACCTGGAAATTTTAAAGATAAACGAAGAAGTTGAAAAAAAACAGGTTGAGAAGTTGAAAAAATTGAAACAAGAGAGGGATAATTCCCTTGTTAAAGACAGGCTTACTTCTTTGAAAAAGGCAGCATCAGGAAGAGATAACCTTATGCCTTACATACTTGACTGCGTAAGGGCTTACTGTACATTAGGGGAAATGGCAGACACCTTGAGAGAGGTTTTCGGAGAGTATCAGGATACTGTATCACTATAA
- a CDS encoding prepilin peptidase: protein MSFADYLNVFFQSKIGLIFAFVLGSMFGSFFNVCIYRLPKELSIIKPRSFCPSCNKTIPWYYNIPLISWLYLRGKCAYCGAKISFRYFFVELLTALIFTFGVYKFGFSLKALEFIVLTSLMLILFFTDLYERILPDEITLGFIPIGLIFAYFSPERGFLESLVVGVIGAGLLFLLAYIYLKIKGIEGMGMGDVKMLALMGTFLGKKAFLALMIGSIIGTIVGLFIIYVLKKGRHYEIPFGCFLAIGTVITYLYGDNLIHYYVTHFLQHY, encoded by the coding sequence ATGAGTTTTGCCGATTATTTAAATGTATTTTTTCAATCTAAAATTGGGCTTATTTTTGCATTTGTATTAGGTTCAATGTTTGGTTCATTTTTCAATGTATGTATTTACAGACTACCAAAAGAATTATCCATAATTAAACCCCGCTCCTTTTGCCCATCCTGCAACAAAACTATACCCTGGTATTACAATATCCCCTTAATCAGCTGGCTTTATTTAAGGGGAAAATGCGCATACTGCGGGGCAAAGATATCATTCAGGTACTTTTTTGTTGAATTATTAACTGCTTTAATTTTTACCTTCGGAGTTTACAAGTTCGGTTTTAGTCTAAAAGCGCTTGAATTTATTGTACTAACATCCTTAATGCTTATCCTCTTTTTCACAGATTTATACGAAAGGATTTTGCCTGATGAAATCACACTTGGATTTATCCCGATTGGTTTAATCTTCGCATACTTTTCCCCTGAAAGGGGCTTTTTAGAATCCCTTGTTGTTGGAGTTATTGGTGCAGGGCTTTTATTCCTGTTAGCTTACATCTATCTGAAAATTAAAGGGATTGAAGGAATGGGAATGGGGGATGTTAAAATGCTTGCCCTGATGGGAACATTTTTAGGTAAAAAAGCATTTTTAGCCTTAATGATTGGCTCAATTATTGGAACTATTGTCGGCTTATTTATTATCTATGTACTGAAAAAAGGCAGACATTATGAAATTCCATTTGGGTGTTTTCTTGCGATAGGCACTGTAATCACTTACCTTTACGGAGACAATTTAATCCATTACTATGTAACACACTTTCTGCAGCATTATTAA
- a CDS encoding efflux RND transporter permease subunit, translating into MKNKTIFNITVTRPVAITMIILAVAVFGFVSYKQLKMNLMPNITYPTITIRTEMEGSAPEEIENNVTKRIEEALAVVNNLKRISSVSRTGVSDVILEFYWGTNINTAVQDIREKLDQVFLPEEAKKPVILRYDPTLDPICVFAITSDKMNLMDLRTFCDEQLKPALDKLKGVAAAKVRGGLEEEIRVEIDQKKLENLNLNINRINTRLANENINLAGGILREGSTEYIVRTVNQFKNLDEIRNLIIGRFNNADVRLKDIGTVKKTYKDREVITRVNGKECVLLEIYKEGGANIVQVANRVKKQLLSDKGKTVYSRFKGLINVSLLSDQSVFIKKAIDEVKSNAVIGGILAILVLFLFLKNLKSTFIVSLTIPLSIITTFALMNFFNVTLNIMSLGGIALGVGMLVDNAIVVLESIFRVSEQRGDSEESVVIGVQEVGTAVVASTLTTVAVFFPIVFIEGIAGQIFKDMSLTVVFALLASLVLALFFIPMVASRRFGLKADKKDLNVKQMLFTFYSVKSFAEDLSNAKGLKRYVFFLFILIKFIIYFILEIVGKVIVGIYLILLGIVFVSAKIYNFLDKNFLSKIVGGFNSGFSWFQKKFYPSILDWSLENKIAVLLIIILAFVITYFSFKSLDVELLPNMHQGEFSAVITMPIGTPVEEIDSRLLPFIKKISKIKEVKTVFVKSGVESDSYPKSYEGENIANVGIILKPSKNLIKTEEYVINRVRKVLADIPDAEVRIRFPELFTTKPPVQVEIHTYNLDELKKYTMLVYENIKDLPELKDVQTNIKPGNPEIEIRFDRDKLARLNLNVRDVADLVKNEILGNIPTKFVKEDRRIDIRVRLKDSIHKSINELKNLIINPGGQKPIPLKSVAKFSIQEGPGEIRRIDQQRVGLITANIQGIGLKNVTNKIERIVNNLNLPENVTVMMGGQQMEMEKSSSSLYLALLLSVFLVYIVMASQFESLIHPLIIMVTIPLALFGVGVTLYAFNIPLSVLVFIGMMMLAGIVVNNAIVLIDYINLLRSRGMALKEAIKEAGIVRLRPIFMTTLTTVLGLLPMVIGFGEGSEIRKPMAITVIAGLIFSTMLTLIVIPVIYHFVESFREKKEQ; encoded by the coding sequence ATGAAAAATAAGACTATTTTTAACATTACTGTTACAAGGCCTGTGGCTATTACAATGATAATTCTTGCAGTGGCAGTATTTGGCTTTGTATCATACAAACAATTAAAGATGAATTTAATGCCAAATATCACCTATCCAACAATTACCATTAGGACTGAAATGGAAGGCTCTGCGCCGGAGGAGATTGAAAACAATGTTACAAAAAGAATAGAAGAAGCCCTTGCTGTTGTAAATAATTTAAAGAGGATTTCCTCTGTTTCAAGAACCGGGGTTTCAGATGTTATTTTAGAGTTTTACTGGGGAACGAATATTAATACCGCTGTTCAGGACATAAGGGAAAAACTTGACCAGGTTTTTCTGCCGGAAGAGGCTAAAAAGCCTGTTATTTTAAGGTATGACCCAACTTTAGACCCTATCTGTGTATTTGCCATTACTTCAGACAAGATGAATTTAATGGATTTGAGAACCTTTTGCGATGAACAGTTGAAGCCTGCCCTTGATAAACTTAAAGGTGTTGCTGCCGCAAAGGTAAGGGGAGGGCTTGAAGAAGAGATAAGGGTTGAGATTGACCAGAAAAAACTTGAAAACCTGAACCTGAATATAAACAGGATAAATACAAGGCTTGCAAACGAAAACATAAACCTTGCAGGTGGAATTTTAAGGGAAGGCTCAACTGAATACATTGTGAGAACTGTTAACCAGTTTAAAAACCTTGACGAAATAAGAAACCTAATAATAGGCAGATTTAATAATGCAGATGTCAGGTTAAAGGATATAGGCACTGTAAAAAAGACTTATAAAGACAGAGAGGTAATTACAAGGGTTAACGGTAAAGAGTGTGTGCTTTTGGAAATTTACAAAGAGGGTGGAGCAAACATTGTTCAGGTTGCAAACAGGGTGAAAAAGCAACTTCTTTCCGATAAAGGCAAAACAGTTTATTCAAGGTTTAAGGGGTTGATTAATGTTTCTCTTTTAAGTGACCAGAGTGTTTTTATTAAAAAGGCTATAGATGAGGTTAAATCAAATGCCGTTATAGGCGGAATACTTGCAATTCTTGTTTTATTCCTGTTTTTGAAAAACCTTAAGTCAACCTTTATTGTTTCTCTAACAATTCCCCTGTCTATTATTACCACATTTGCTTTAATGAATTTCTTTAATGTAACCTTGAATATTATGTCCCTTGGTGGAATTGCATTAGGTGTTGGAATGTTGGTGGATAACGCAATTGTTGTGCTTGAAAGCATTTTCAGGGTTTCAGAGCAGAGGGGAGATAGCGAAGAAAGTGTTGTAATAGGAGTTCAGGAGGTTGGAACAGCAGTTGTTGCATCAACATTGACAACAGTTGCCGTATTTTTCCCAATTGTTTTTATTGAGGGGATTGCGGGGCAAATTTTCAAGGATATGTCTTTAACCGTTGTTTTTGCACTTTTAGCGTCGTTGGTTCTTGCATTATTCTTTATCCCAATGGTTGCTTCAAGAAGGTTTGGCTTAAAGGCAGATAAAAAAGATTTAAATGTAAAACAAATGCTATTTACATTCTATTCAGTTAAATCATTTGCCGAAGATTTGTCAAATGCAAAGGGATTAAAAAGGTATGTCTTTTTTCTCTTTATCCTGATTAAATTTATAATTTATTTCATTCTTGAAATTGTTGGCAAAGTAATTGTTGGGATTTATTTAATTTTGCTTGGTATTGTTTTTGTTAGTGCTAAAATTTACAACTTTCTTGACAAAAATTTTCTTTCAAAAATTGTGGGCGGTTTTAATTCAGGCTTTTCCTGGTTTCAAAAGAAATTTTACCCCTCTATATTGGATTGGTCTCTTGAAAACAAAATAGCAGTTTTATTGATTATAATTCTGGCATTTGTCATTACCTATTTTTCTTTCAAATCCCTTGATGTTGAGTTGCTTCCCAATATGCACCAGGGTGAGTTTTCTGCAGTAATTACAATGCCTATAGGCACTCCTGTTGAGGAGATAGATTCAAGGCTTTTACCTTTTATAAAAAAGATTTCAAAGATAAAAGAGGTAAAAACTGTTTTTGTGAAAAGCGGGGTTGAAAGTGATTCTTACCCTAAATCCTATGAGGGGGAGAATATTGCAAATGTGGGGATTATTTTAAAGCCTTCAAAGAATTTAATTAAAACTGAAGAGTATGTAATAAACAGGGTAAGGAAAGTTCTTGCTGATATACCTGATGCTGAGGTAAGGATTAGATTCCCTGAACTCTTTACCACAAAACCGCCTGTGCAGGTTGAGATTCATACATACAACCTTGATGAATTGAAGAAGTACACAATGCTTGTTTACGAAAATATAAAGGATTTGCCTGAATTGAAAGATGTTCAGACAAACATAAAACCTGGGAATCCTGAGATTGAAATAAGGTTTGACAGGGATAAGTTGGCAAGGCTTAATTTAAATGTAAGAGATGTTGCAGACCTTGTAAAAAACGAAATTTTAGGGAATATTCCAACCAAGTTTGTAAAAGAGGATAGAAGGATTGACATAAGGGTGAGGTTAAAAGACAGTATTCATAAATCTATAAATGAGTTGAAAAACCTGATTATAAATCCCGGAGGGCAAAAGCCTATCCCCTTAAAATCTGTTGCTAAATTCAGCATTCAGGAAGGGCCGGGAGAAATCAGACGAATTGACCAGCAGAGGGTTGGTTTAATAACTGCAAATATTCAGGGAATAGGTTTAAAGAATGTGACCAACAAGATAGAGAGAATAGTAAATAACTTAAATCTTCCTGAAAATGTAACTGTTATGATGGGTGGCCAGCAGATGGAAATGGAAAAGTCTTCAAGCAGTTTATACCTTGCACTTTTATTATCTGTTTTTCTCGTTTACATTGTTATGGCCTCTCAGTTTGAATCTTTGATTCATCCACTTATAATTATGGTTACTATTCCACTTGCCCTGTTTGGTGTTGGGGTAACTCTGTATGCATTTAATATTCCCCTTTCTGTGCTTGTTTTTATTGGAATGATGATGCTTGCAGGTATTGTTGTAAACAATGCAATTGTATTAATTGATTACATAAACCTATTGAGAAGCAGGGGAATGGCTTTAAAAGAGGCTATAAAAGAGGCAGGCATTGTAAGATTAAGGCCGATTTTTATGACAACCCTTACAACTGTTTTAGGTTTGCTTCCAATGGTTATAGGATTTGGGGAAGGCTCAGAGATTAGAAAGCCTATGGCAATAACCGTAATTGCAGGCCTTATCTTTTCAACAATGCTTACCCTGATTGTTATTCCTGTAATTTACCACTTTGTTGAATCATTTCGTGAAAAAAAAGAACAGTAA
- a CDS encoding efflux RND transporter periplasmic adaptor subunit — MKKGFVEKLLLVFVAMILTVSISGCRGKRDFKKWNKDKKDIKKTAVPVKVEKLKIGDISSFILSSSTIQAEYSVDVVVETSGIVEKIFYDEGDNVKKGDVLAVVNYEELKLTKDKKYMAYLDAKKKFERTKNLFEKKLVSKEDYDKAEFTLKQSEIDYKDAKVKFDKSMIKAPFDGVITERYITLGQYVSPSQKAFSIVNTKILKAIVYIPEENVSKLKKGQRVVLESDTINKDFEGKVEKISSVVDPESGTVKVTVRVKPDKDIRPGMFVNVKIITDTKHNVLLVPKKAVIYQNDRKYIFVVDRDTKKVKKVELKTGYENKDYFECLNKGFSEKTLVVVAGQNTLKDGDKVRVIGNEK, encoded by the coding sequence GTGAAAAAAGGCTTTGTGGAAAAATTATTGCTTGTTTTTGTTGCGATGATTTTGACTGTTTCAATTTCAGGTTGCAGGGGAAAAAGGGATTTTAAGAAATGGAATAAAGATAAAAAAGATATAAAAAAAACAGCAGTTCCTGTAAAGGTTGAAAAACTAAAGATTGGGGATATCTCTTCCTTTATCCTCTCTTCTTCAACAATTCAGGCTGAGTATTCAGTTGATGTTGTTGTTGAGACATCAGGCATTGTTGAAAAGATTTTTTATGACGAAGGGGATAATGTTAAAAAGGGAGATGTGCTTGCTGTTGTAAATTACGAAGAGTTAAAGTTAACCAAGGATAAGAAGTATATGGCTTACCTTGATGCAAAGAAGAAGTTTGAAAGAACAAAAAACCTTTTTGAGAAAAAACTTGTCTCAAAAGAGGATTACGATAAAGCGGAATTCACTTTAAAACAGAGTGAGATTGATTACAAAGATGCAAAGGTTAAGTTTGATAAGAGTATGATAAAGGCGCCATTTGATGGAGTAATTACCGAAAGGTATATAACCTTAGGTCAGTATGTTTCTCCCTCCCAGAAGGCTTTTTCAATTGTTAACACAAAGATTTTAAAGGCTATTGTTTATATTCCTGAGGAGAATGTTTCAAAGTTGAAGAAGGGACAGAGAGTTGTTCTTGAAAGCGATACTATAAACAAAGATTTTGAGGGAAAAGTTGAAAAGATTTCTTCAGTTGTTGACCCTGAAAGCGGCACTGTAAAGGTTACCGTGAGGGTTAAACCGGATAAAGATATAAGGCCTGGAATGTTTGTGAATGTGAAGATAATTACCGACACAAAGCACAATGTGCTTTTAGTTCCTAAAAAGGCTGTAATTTACCAGAATGATAGAAAGTATATTTTTGTTGTTGATAGAGATACCAAAAAGGTTAAAAAGGTTGAATTGAAAACAGGATACGAAAACAAAGATTACTTTGAATGCCTGAATAAGGGGTTTAGCGAAAAAACACTTGTTGTTGTTGCAGGGCAGAATACATTGAAGGATGGAGATAAGGTGAGGGTAATAGGAAATGAAAAATAA
- a CDS encoding response regulator: protein MAQVDYLSAKILIAEDDDNLRKTLMKILIREGFCVASVSNGQEALELMELQNFDVIITDYKMPVLGGEEWVKRLNELQGKNKILLLSAFLEEAKVVEEEVGEKISKPFKRKDLVNKIISLLKKNNFQGR from the coding sequence ATGGCTCAGGTTGATTACCTTTCAGCAAAAATACTAATAGCAGAAGACGATGATAACTTAAGAAAAACCTTAATGAAGATTCTAATAAGGGAAGGCTTTTGCGTTGCATCAGTAAGCAATGGACAGGAAGCATTAGAATTAATGGAATTACAAAATTTTGATGTTATCATAACAGACTATAAAATGCCTGTTTTAGGCGGAGAAGAATGGGTGAAAAGGCTAAACGAATTACAGGGTAAAAACAAAATTCTCCTTCTCTCTGCGTTTTTAGAAGAGGCAAAGGTTGTTGAAGAAGAAGTTGGAGAAAAGATTTCCAAGCCTTTTAAAAGAAAAGACCTTGTTAACAAAATTATTTCCCTGTTAAAGAAAAACAACTTTCAGGGAAGGTAA